A DNA window from Gigantopelta aegis isolate Gae_Host chromosome 4, Gae_host_genome, whole genome shotgun sequence contains the following coding sequences:
- the LOC121370971 gene encoding uncharacterized protein LOC121370971 — MSNMSGRPVRLFDASDTCDERFRPGFMYEPDNPTILCNTAGKNNVVKTYENNNDNETVDTEYIRTLEVSQAPDTFPCGHVLCHHCLRRHMHRNYSRTLRCPVCYQIVTLNMSSMEPPLSPLSPTSPKSPGMIDDDAGPNVSLLSNFDEIVKKFNGVNHNLRRLKNESVSARSLGMTYTNTHCDLCNQNHGTLRVVQEMNQLQLSHERPSRCLAYYYRLAQGRIVTTFHSKVNSACICVPCSYKELRDTKKVPELEYITDNEADHEPQTCLAAVGKLIAKNTAPIMALKGKNVIEIEHTIRVRERADNFDFFDTTDRIESMVKQHERSLLKMATKQIKDTGKLYHVQETNEVELNLDETDV, encoded by the coding sequence ATGTCCAACATGTCAGGAAGACCAGTCCGTCTGTTTGATGCATCTGATACATGCGATGAACGATTCCGCCCCGGATTCATGTACGAACCAGATAATCCTACAATTCTGTGCAACACGGCAGGCAAAAATAATGTCGTTAAAACATACGAGAACAACAATGACAATGAAACTGTGGATACGGAATACATCCGCACTCTAGAAGTTAGCCAGGCGCCCGATACGTTCCCTTGTGGGCACGTCTTGTGTCACCACTGCCTGAGGCGCCACATGCACAGAAACTACTCGAGAACTTTGCGATGTCCAGTGTGTTACCAGATAGTTACTTTGAACATGTCCAGCATGGAACCGCCCCTGTCTCCGCTTTCGCCGACGTCCCCTAAGTCGCCGGGAATGATCGACGACGACGCCGGCCCGAACGTGTCTCTTCTGTCCAACTTCGACGAGATCGTCAAGAAGTTCAACGGCGTCAACCACAACCTGCGGCGACTGAAGAACGAGAGCGTGTCTGCGCGGAGTCTGGGCATGACGTACACCAACACCCACTGCGACCTCTGCAACCAGAACCACGGCACGCTGAGGGTGGTTCAGGAGATGAACCAGCTGCAGCTGTCCCACGAGCGACCGTCGCGCTGCCTCGCCTACTACTACAGGCTCGCCCAGGGTCGCATCGTCACGACGTTCCACAGCAAAGTAAATTCAGCCTGCATTTGCGTCCCTTGCTCCTACAAAGAGCTGAGAGACACGAAGAAGGTTCCGGAGCTGGAGTATATCACGGACAACGAGGCTGACCACGAGCCGCAGACGTGTCTGGCAGCAGTGGGCAAGCTGATCGCCAAGAACACGGCTCCCATCATGGCTCTCAAAGGGAAGAACGTCATAGAGATCGAGCACACCATCAGGGTGAGGGAGAGGGCGGACAACTTCGACTTCTTCGACACGACCGACAGGATAGAGAGCATGGTGAAACAGCACGAGAGGAGTCTgctcaaaatggccaccaaacAGATCAAGGACACTGGGAAGTTGTACCACGTGCAGGAGACCAACGAGGTCGAACTTAACTTGGACGAAACTGATGTGTGA